CACTGTAACCAGAACATCCCCCTCAACCAACTGCAGACTGGACTCTAGAACCGGGGGGAGGCTTAATTTAGGCCACCTGTGCGGTCCTTCACTGTTTCCTATCCACATGATCTCTCTGGGCCACATTGTCGGCAAGCGGGGAACCTCTTTCTGTTGCTATGCCAATGATACTGAGCTCTACCTCCAGACAGACCAGCGGTGGACAAAGTCTTCAACTCCAGTACCCGAGTCAACGTCAGCAGTCAAATCTTACTCAGCTACAAGTTGCTGTCAAAGTTTTACTCAAGTTAAAGTACTGaagtacttttaaaaatacTCAAGTATTCAAAAGTACTAAGTACATGTTCTAATGTCAGTACATTATCCGTTAATGTAGagcactttgtttcaactgtggttgttttaaagggctttaaaaataaagctgagttAAGTACATTGCTGTAGTTTTCCGAGTGAGCCTGGTAACTGTGAAAGGTTCTGCTCGAACACAGGACTTTTAAACTTGTAGGAAGCATTTCTGAGACATGACCTCGGCTGCTTTCTCCGCTTCACTTCCTCCTTCTTCCGTTTCAGAGTTTTGTTTGAATGAAGGCGAGAGAGCTACGCAGACCCAGAATGGCTTGTTTTCATGACTCTGATTGTGAGCTGAAGGCCTGTTTAGGCCACAATGCTGGAACAGAAAAACGTAAAAGTTTTGCTACGTTCTGGCCtcttgtttccatggtaacagagttttgggtggATAAAAACGTAGAAACAATGGCCTCCAGGGGCACATTTTCTAACAACGCAGGGCAAGTCAGTGGAAAGTGGAATCGTTTGGCAACGATGACCTCTTCCGTCTTATGGCTCTGCTTAACCTGCCAAGTCGTGTCGACCTCCGTGTCgtgtttgtgttgctgcatctttttaatttatttggtctgttgaagCAGAAGCTGTTTCTGGAGTAAAGCGAAGAGCGGAGATAACCAGCGGTCGACACGCCACGCTTCTGGCATGCGCATCACGTGGTCTCTGGTCCTCTTCTCTCCGGCAGGGACGGAGTTTTCATTCCGCTGCCGCTGCATCTTCCTGCGTTTTACGTGGAAAGTGTCGAGTCAACAGGCCTAAAAGAGACGAGAGACAAGCTTCCTACAAATGTTCCTAAAAAACTAATACTCAAGTCTCTATCAGagtatttgttttgttacttGACCCTGGGGTTACTTACATATTTGTACAGATACTCAAAAAATGTACATAAGTAGTACAGCTACTGTCCACCACCGGGCCAGACGCCCTAACAACCTGCCTGGAGGAGACGAGAGTGACCACCAACTTTCTCCAGCTAAAGTCAACTTTGCGTCCCACCTTCATTTGAGCACCAAATCCAACACGTATGTAAAGCTGCATCTTTTCCATGTGAGAACTATGGATCAGGAGGCCGTATCAGAGGCTGCTGGACCTGGCTTTCTGACTGAAGCCACTCAGCAGGGAGCTCCAAGACCGACAATTCCCCCACATGAAGAGCACTGCAAAGGCATTCAAGGCCAAGCTCTGGATCACACATCTCCAGAAAGGGAGGGTGAGACTTTCCCAGCCTGGAGGAAATGTCCCAGTCCATCAGAGACGGCCATGATTCTCACCCTGAGCAGTGCTGAGTGGATAGACCGGCAGCAGAGGTCAGGCAGTGGAAGATGCTGCTGCATTCATCTCAAACCCACTCCTCACACCTCCTAGACCGCCTCAGACCAGCTGTGGTTAGGAGCTGAACTACAAGGGCCTCACAGTGTTTAGGCATCACATGGATTGAAGGACTGCATCCGTTCGGCCAGAAACGATACAGGAAACAGAACTGCTCTCACCTGAAGGTGCATTTGCTAAACACATTACCTGGTTCTTTGTATGATCTGCTCACTGCaggttttacttttaataatttccTTAGGTGGGaaacagctcacacacactgataagAGTTCAGGAACATACGCGGACCCTTGCTCTACCAGGGCTCCAGGATGTTCTGATCACAGCTGAAAGCTGGACCAGAGTGTTTGATGCATGCGAACCTGTGAGCATGATCAGGACGGTCTGCTTCTCGCAACACGTCAGCAGGGTTGATCTTTTCTTCCAGCCATGCGATACTACGACGTCCTGGGCTTAAATGGGTTGCTGATCACTGCTGTAGagcatgtggaacaaactctgCTTCAGGTTAAAAACCGGCGAATTTGCTGCCTTTCATGAAAAGAATTTATCACTCTGgaagttttaagttttatttaactactttcatttctttttgtttgttgataATGTAAAGCTTCCTCTgcccctgctgtaatgcttttatcgtgttatgtaaagcactttgaacagTCTGAGATGTGCTGCATAAAGAAGCTTTCTGCTCTATTTAATGATAACAGCATGAAACACTTAGATAATTTATCTGAACCTGTAAGTAAAACTTGTCAGCCTGATATCCAGATGAAGTTGATATAAGAACAAGTATGGACATGTCCTCACCATGGACATCCTCCTCCCACCGGCTGGAGGAGGCGGGGTCATTGCTGGACTCTCCCCCTGGTGCAGGTGCTGGGCCTCGGCATCTGTCCCGCTCTGAGAGGCCCCGCTGTCAGACGGGCTGGCCAGCTTGGCCTCCGACAGTCCTCGGGACATGAAACTGCACTTCCTGGCAGTGGGATGGTGGTCACTGTCTGGAGAATCACTCATGTCGCTGAGCTCCTTGTAAATACTGACTTTGCTCTGCTTCCTCAGCGCTGCTGGGATCTCCATGTGGCTGGCCATCAGGGTGGGTCGGGGTCCTGCATAGTGCGGCTTGCCTGAACCGCGAGGTCCGTTCGACTCCTCGCTGCTGCAGGAAGGCTTCCTGGTGTCCAGGGTGTGACGCCGCTCCACAGCGCCAAGATGCTGCAAACCCTGGATGTCCATGTGGCTGGGCATGCATGCCGGCTGCTGGGTGGAGCAGGAAGCCTCCTGATTGGCCAGTAAGGCCGCATTAAAAGGCAGCACCTCCACATGAGGATcagacacagcagagcaggTCATCTGTGTGAGCTGCATCAGCCTCTGTGGTGAGGAGTTACTGAGCACACAACCCTGCTGCACCATGGAGTTTTTCTTTGACCTGCACACACTGTCATCATCTCCATATTTATATCCATACAAGCTTTGTTTGATCTTCTTTACTCCCAGATGGAAAATCTCCAGGAGGTTGAGGAATAAAGAAACTCCAGCAATAACAAGCAtgaaaaccatgaaaacattctTCTCTGTGGGTCTTGAGACGAAACAGTCAACGCTGTTGGGGCAGGGCAGCCGCTCACACTTGTACAGCGGAGACAGTCCCACGCCATAGAGAGCACACTGACCTATGATGAAGCCCACCTCCACCACAGACCTGGTCAGGATATGGAAAACATATGTACGAAGCAATGAGCCTCTGAGCGGAGCTTTCCTCACTTTCTTCTGCTCATCGAGCTTCCTGAGCTCTCTCTCGATTCTCTTGTGGTCCTCCTGCACCGGATCCGTCCCTTCCAGCTCAGCTTTCAGACAAGCCTTCTTCCTGTGCCGCTCTTTTTCAAGGGTCCTCAAACGGTACAGAGCGTGGCCCATGTACACCAGCGAGGGGGAGGACACGAAGATGATCTGCAGGACCCAGTAGCGTATGAGGGAGATGGGGAAAGCCTGGTCGTAGCAGACGTTTTTGCAGCCAGGCTGCTCCGTGTTGCAGACAAACTCGCTTTGCTCATCGTCCCAGACGTCCTCCGCTGCAACGCCGAGCACGAGCATCCGGAAAATAAAGAGGATGGTGAGCCAGATCTTCCCCACGATGGTGGAGTGGATGTGGACTTCTTCCAAGATACTTCCCAATAAGTTCCAATCCCCCATCTTCTCACATTACCATCAGCTGTCAGTGAATCAAGAATCATTCAAGCAGTTTGTAagtttaaagccaaataaatgaaaaaagcaaCGAATGAAGTTTTACTTACACGTTTTCTAGGATCCTTGCTGCTGTTCATCCATAAAGCTTCCAGAGACCAGCACATCCATCTGAGCCAACGCTTGCTGTCTCTTTACTACTGTGAGGGTCCGCTGTTAGCTCTGGCTCACACTGTTTCACTGCAGAGGCAAACTAGGACCACAGTTTGGATCTATTGATCCTCCACATGACCCTAAAACTCCCCGAGGTTAGTTTCATCCTGCCACACTTTCATCAGGACACTAAACTGGAAATAGCACCAACGGAGACGTCGATAAACATCCACGCAcactttcagctttttctgCTCTTTGTAGACACGAAGTAGCTGaaataatctttattttcctcttttctgaGGCTGCAGCAGTTTTACTTTACTTCAGTTATcagctggttttgttgtttagaCCAGATGAAGTCATGTTTCATGCGGGCTATCGTCCAATCTAAAGGATCAAATGCAGTGAATGCTAGCAACCTCAAATCACCCTAACTAACCCTAACTAACCCTAATCCactttaatcctggtgtgatagatgaagcaggtggtggaaaccttcctcagaggttttctccatattgacatgtcagcatcacacagttgctgcaggtttgtcggctgcatccatgatgagaatctcccgttccaccacatcccaaagctgctctactggactgagatctggtggctgtggaggccgttggagtccagtgaactcatggtcatgttctagaaagcaggtggagatgatctgagctttgtgacatggtgcattatcctgctggaagtagcatcagaagatgctccactgtggtcataaagggatggacatggtcagcaacaatactcaggtaggctgtgctggttaaaccaggccacgttggtactaaggggcccaaagtggaccaagaaaatctccccccaccattacaccagcagcagcctgaagcgttgatccaaggcaggatggatccatgttttcatgatgtttccaccaaatcctgagcctagcatctgaatgtggagctgaaatggagactcatcagaccagcaacgtttctccatcttctattgtccagtgttggtgagtgtgtgtgaattgtagcctcagtttcctgttcttagctggcaggaggcacccggtgtgtcttctgctgctgtagctcatctgcttcaaggctggacgtgttgtgttcagagatgctgttctgcagacctcgATGGGAACCAGAGCTTATTTTTCTTACTATCAAACCAGTCATGTGATGGCTGATTATATATCTATATTAACACTCAGAGGAATGGGTGTATCTTAGAAAGTGGGAGTGTAGTTACTTCTCAGATTAATATTGCACATAAAATGGCAGATTTATGGAAACCAGTGTTTTTTTAGAAGTCATTTCAAATCCTGTAAGTGGGTAAAATTAGTctgatgaaagaaaacaaaaccaaagctgGAGGAGGGAAAGTGGAGTCCAGTCTTCCAGTCAGCTCCtatctttcatttttctctcaCATCACGATTATACCAACACACAATCCAGTAAGTCCACAATGTGTCACTTTTAGCCAGTTGTAACCCACCTCCAGGTGTTCTGATACTTTTTTAACCTGTATTTATACGTGTAGTCCTACTGAAACAAGAGACACCTGTTTACCTAATGTGCAGGTCTTTGGATCTTGGTGTTGCTCTTGTCTCGCTCCAGAAGCAACAAGTGGGCTAAGATGTAGAGGTCTGTATTAATAGGTGCATCATGGAGGCACTCTCTGTACGTGATGAATCCTATTAGGTGTTTTCCCGCCTGTATGACCTGTTCTGTGCAGCCATTATACCATTAATCCAGGGGGGTGGGGCTAGGGCTAGCTGTGTGGGCTACCTGGAGGAGATGAGGTGGACTCAAGCTTTCAGAACATAAACTTCAGTCATGAAGAGTGATCAGATGATCAGTCTGCCACAGAAGCACCAGCTGATGAGGCCGTCCTGCTGAACGAGTCAGGAACGCAGACTGGAcgctttaaaacaaatgttctcCCTGCTAACCTGCTTATCTGCAGGGAAtcactgcagcagcaacagaaCAACAAGAGCTGAAAGACgagcagtaaaaaaaatttaaacactgattaagaaaaataaaaactaaaggcGACGCGTTACTAAGTGCAGCAAACTCCAGGGGTTTACCGTTACTGTGTTACTACTGGATCAGACACTTCACGTTGCTAACGGACATATAGCTGAGGCTGAGGCTCCACCACGGATTGTcacggtgacgggtggatgttccactgatCCAGCCTCCACCCTGGATCGCCACagtgacgggtggatgttccactgatCCAGCCTCCACCGCGTATTGCCACTGTGACaggtggatgttccactaatccagcctccaccaCGGATCGCCACAGTGatgggtggatgttccactgatCCAGCCTCCACCCTGGATCACCACAGTGatgggtggatgttccactgatCCAACCTTCACTGTGGATCgccacggtgacgggtggatgttccactgatCCAGCCTCCACCGCGTATTgccacggtgacgggtggatgttccactgtCCAGCCTCCACCCTGGATCGCCACGTTGatgggtggatgttccactaatccagcctccacccTGGATCGCCACGGTGATGGGTGGATGTTCGACTGATCCAGCCTCCACCCTGGATCGCCACGGTGatgggtggatgttccactgatCCAGCCTCCACCCTTGATTGCCACAGTGatgggtggatgttccactaatccagcctccacccTGGATCGCCACGGTGatgggtggatgttccactgatCCAGCCTCCACCCTGGATCGCCACGGTGATGGGTGGATGTTCTACTGATCCAGCCTCCACCCTTGATTGCCACAGTGATGAGTGGATGTTCGACTGATCCAGCCTCCGCCCTGGATCGCCACGGTGACGGCAGGTTTCAGTGGTAATGAAAAACTGGACATGTATTTTCCTTCGTGGTCTCAGTAAAGCAAACAGTGATTGTTAGTAACGTTAACTCCTAAATATCTCTCCGGGACGTCCCTAATCTTTACATCACGCTAACGTCACTGCATCTGCTGGCTTCTACTCAGCTTTGACATGTAGAGGAAAAATTTTATTTGGgaactttccacagctgaaagTCTGATTCCCACCctgcaaaaaatatttataaagctctaatctgactttatgcttttaattctgATCCTGTGAAGGGCGACTGTCCATCGACCAGGTAGCTGTAAAATAAGGTAAGGTACATCTGGTAGCAATGTCTCCTCAGCTGGATGCTTAGGAGTTTTTTTAACCAAGAATTTGAAAAATCAAACGGATTTTCAGCACCAACAAGCTCacgtttttttaaatatggctGTCTGACCGCATCAGAGctgatatgtatatatatatatatatatatatgtgtgtgtgtgtgtatttactggtctgactgcattgtgctaaggtggtggtggaggcatCATGGATTTGGGTTGTTTTCCAGGAGCTGGGCTTAGCCCCTTagttccagtgaaaggaacacAAAGCTCCCAGCTTTGTGGGAACGGTGCGGGAACTgtttcctgttccaacatgactGGATGAGGAGTCTGGTGTGGATGAGCTTGATCTTCCTGtagagtcctgacctcaacctgaTAGAAGACCTTTGGGATGAGTTGGAGCGGAGGCTGAGAGCCAGTCCTTCTGGTCCAGCttcagtgtctgacctcacaaTGCGCCTCTGGAGGAACGGTCAGAAACTCCTAGAACTCCGCGCTTACTGCAATGAAGCAGCTGCTTGGTACTGATCACGTGACGTGTTCACTAACCCTGTGTTGTTTTCACAATTTACaaacagaacatgtttagtgAGCTGGTGACAACAACTTTTCCTCAGATATCCAACATGGACTGACACAcctttgacaaaaaaaagataagtaaataaaaacaagatgaaaaaaaataatattttatttgatcccttcaaaacattgttttggtgactcactgacacatgaatttatattttctcccTGTCCAGTTGCGGCTCCAGGATCTAATAAGATGGTATTTCTCTCATTTgtagtgagagtgagtaaaaccttcctgccagaggaGTAAATGCCAACATTCGGatccttttgtgcatttatgtaAATACCGAACGGTGgtttccctgcttggttctgtgtggtgatgcaGGCTGCAAGTCCTCTGATTTCCTGACAActtcaagtgtgtgtgtgaatagcactaaaactgtttgtgtgtctctgggtcctgattattttatttttgctcacaaTCGGTTTAAATTAAGGTTTTATAATCTTGGTTCTGTATCTGTAATTTATATTGAACAAGAATTGAATCTGAAACTGCTGTTAAACATACAAACTGATCGATTTCAGTCAAGCAAACTAaggatctgaaatctgtctgaaatgacatgaatcaataaataaatcgcTTAGAGGGAAGTTTCCTAAAACTTGAAGAAAATGCTGATgaataaatggaaattaaagTAAAGGAGCTCCTCTTTTAACTGGCAGCACACGTAACTGTATGcaaattagtttaaataaaatcaagaaaaccttaaacactgaaacaacGAATGTTGATGCAGGTAAAATTATTTTAGGTCATTGTTATCTCTGCAATAACACA
The sequence above is drawn from the Melanotaenia boesemani isolate fMelBoe1 chromosome 22, fMelBoe1.pri, whole genome shotgun sequence genome and encodes:
- the gja10b gene encoding gap junction protein alpha 10 b, which produces MGDWNLLGSILEEVHIHSTIVGKIWLTILFIFRMLVLGVAAEDVWDDEQSEFVCNTEQPGCKNVCYDQAFPISLIRYWVLQIIFVSSPSLVYMGHALYRLRTLEKERHRKKACLKAELEGTDPVQEDHKRIERELRKLDEQKKVRKAPLRGSLLRTYVFHILTRSVVEVGFIIGQCALYGVGLSPLYKCERLPCPNSVDCFVSRPTEKNVFMVFMLVIAGVSLFLNLLEIFHLGVKKIKQSLYGYKYGDDDSVCRSKKNSMVQQGCVLSNSSPQRLMQLTQMTCSAVSDPHVEVLPFNAALLANQEASCSTQQPACMPSHMDIQGLQHLGAVERRHTLDTRKPSCSSEESNGPRGSGKPHYAGPRPTLMASHMEIPAALRKQSKVSIYKELSDMSDSPDSDHHPTARKCSFMSRGLSEAKLASPSDSGASQSGTDAEAQHLHQGESPAMTPPPPAGGRRMSMSMILELSSIMKK